ATCTTTTCCAAAACTTCATCTGTGTCAACTCCAAACTGGGCATAAACCTCTTTTGCCCTCTCATACTCCAGCAAAATTTTCTCACCATCAAAAACCATAGCTAATAACTATCCCCCTTTTTTTTTATTCACATACAATGGTTACCCCTTTTTTAATTGCTGCCTCTTCAATTTCTTTTGGAGGTCTTTTTTCACACACCCAAACGTCAATATCATCAAGCTTTGCATACGTAAATGGCATGTTCCTGCCAACCTTAGATAAATCCATCAGCATAACAACCTTATTCGAACGTTCTAAAATTCTTCTTTTGAGCTCCCCCTCATAGATATTTGCAACACTAAAACCACTGTCAACTGAAAATCCAGAGGCACTCATAAAGGCAATGTCAATGTTTATACTGTCAAGAGAAAATATAGCATTTGGTCCAGAGACAGACAAAGTGTTTGAGTTGACAATTCCACCAAGCATTACAACAGAAATATTTTTCTTTTTAACAAGCTCGAGCGCAATGTTAAGCCCACTTGTAATAATGGTAAAGCTGTCATCGTCAAGAATTTTTGCAAGACACATGATGGTACTGCCTGCATCAAAGTATATAGACCGGTTCTTTTCAACAAGCCTTTTTGCAAAAGTGGCTATTTTCATCTTTGCATCTATGTTTTCTGCAGCTCTTTTAGAATACTCATCCTCTTGCCCACTGATTTGCCATAACTTCTTTGTGCTAACAGCACCACCATGTGTCCTTATCAAATGTCCTTCCTTTTCAAGTGTTATAAGGTCACGACGCAGAGTCATAAGAGAAACGTCTGGGAAAAACTCTTTTAACTCTTGGAGTTGAATCTCTCCTTTTTGTTCTAAGATATTTAAAATTTTTTCCCTTCTTAAACTATTCACAAAATCACTCTCCAATGTTCTTTCCTTTATATAAAATCATATACCAAGTTTGTTTATTCTCAAAATCTCATTGGTTGTAAAGTTGTTTTTAACAACATGTCCTTTTAGTGGCATAATCCTTTCATGTATAGCGTCAATTATCCAATCAGCTTGCGGGAAGAAATAGTTCTCAAACTCATAGGCAGGCACAATCCAATTTTTAGAACCAACAACAACCGGTGGTGCATCTAAATAGTCAAAGGTAAGGTCAGCTATTGTAGCAGCCATATCTTTGAGAATTGACCCTCTTGCGCATGCATCACTTACAAGAAGGATTTTACCTGTCTTTTTAACAGACTCTATTACCTTTTCGTAGTTAAATGGAACAAGCGACCTTGCATCAATTATCTCACAACTTACTCCATACTTTTCTTCTAAAATCTTTGCCGCATCCAATGCCCTGTACAAAGCAGCACCAACTGTTAATATTGTAATATCTTTTCCTTCTTTTTTGATATCAGGCTCCCCAATTGGTACTTCATAATACCCTTCTGGCACACCTTCTTCGTGGAAAAGCTCGCCAATATCATAAAGTCGCTGGCTCTCAAAGAATATCACAGGGTCTGTGCCGCTGAGTGCAGCGTTCATCAAACCTTTCGCATCATATGGGGTTGCAGGAAATACAACTTTTAGACCGGGTATGTGAGAGACAATGGAGCTCCAGTCTTGTGAATGTTGTGCACCATATTTAGAGCCAACTGAAACTCTCACAACAACAGGCATCTTAAGCGTGCCTGCGCTCATTGCCTGCCATTTTGCAAGCTGGTTGAAAATCTCATCCCCTGCTCTTCCTATAAAGTCACAGTACATTATCTCAACAACAACTCTGCCACCACACATTCCATACCCAACAGCTGATCCTACAATTGCACCCTCTGATATGGATGTATTAAATAGTCTGTGATATGGTAAGGACTCTGTAAGACCCCTGTAAACTGCAAACGCACCGCCCCAGTCTCTCAAATCTTCACCATATGAAATTAGTGTTGGGTCTGTGTAAAACTTGTCAATTAAAGCTTCAAATATAGCATCTCTTAGGTTAAATACCTTTGCCTTTGGAACAGGCTTTCCGTCTATTATGCCAACCCTTATCTTGTTCTTAATCTGCTTAACGCGTGGATTTTCTTCTTTTGGGATTAACACCTCTGGAGGTCTTTCTTCCATTTTTTCAACTTTCTGATTTGAAAACATATATTGAGCAATTCCATCTGGATTTCTTATTAAATTTATTCTCGGTGACACATTTTCATCAACAGCAAGTGTACATATTTTTGTGATAAGCTCCTTTACATCTTGCTGTAATTCATTGATTTTATCCTCTGTTGCAACCCCTACCCTAATTAATTCATCTTTGAAAGTTACAAGTGGGTCTTGTGAAGCCCAAACTTCAAGCTCTTCTTTTGTCCTATATGTTGATGAGTCTGAAGGTGAGTGACCTGTAAGTCTATAAGTCACAACGTCTAAAAGCACTGGACCTTGCTTTTGTTCAAGCAAATATTTTTTTCGCTTCATAGCATCTATCACAGCGAGAGGATTGTAGCCATCCACCCTTTCTGCATGCATCTGCTCAGGGTTGACACCTGCCCCAACCCTTGCAAGCATGTCATAGCCCATTGTCTCACCGCGTGTCTGTCCACCCATTGCATACTGATTGTTCATGAAATTGAATATAATGGGAAGCCCTCCTCTGTACTCTCCTTTCCACAACTTTTTGTACTGGTCCATTGTAGCAAGACACATAGCCTCCCATACAGGCCCACAACCCATTGCTCCATCGCCAATGTTTACAATAACTATTCCCTTTTTATGATTTATCTTTTTATAAAGCGCAGCGCCAACAGCTATGTCTGCAGATCCACCAACTATTGCGTTGTTTGGATAAATTCCAAACGGTGGGAAGAACACATGCATTGACCCACCCAAGCCTTTTTGAAAACCTGTCTCCCTTCCGAAAATCTCTGCAAGTACTCCATATAAGAAAAAGTCAATTGCAAGTTCTTTGACATTGCCCTTTTCTTTTTGCTTTCCTTCAACAACTTTCAAAATTGCACCATCAAAATAGCTTTCCATAATACTAATTAACTCATCTTCACTGAGCTTCTCAATTGCTGAAAGTCCCTTTGCTATCACCTCGCCATGGCTTCTATGAGAGCCAAATATAAAATCGTCCTTGTCCAAAATAAATGATTGACCAACTGCTGCCGCCTCTTGACCAATTGAAAGATGGGCAGGTCCTGGATAGTCGTATTTTATACCATTGTACTCGCCTCTTGTTTTTATTAATGAAAGCATTGTCTCAAACTCACGAATGATGAGCATATCGCGATAGATTCGCAAAAGGTCTTCATTTGAAAAGTTTTGTCTTTCCTCTTCAAGAGTTTTGTTGTATTGATTTACTGGAATATCATAAAATTTTATCCAACCACTTTTCCTGACCTCATTTGGGTCAATAAACTGTGACTTTGGCATCTTTTCAAATTACCTCCCCCACAAAATATTTAAATCTCAAATATAACCTCTCTTATAATCTCACTGACTGTTGGATGTGGAAAAACAAGTTCTTTTATGTCATCAACCCTCATCTGAGCTTCTATCATCAAGCCAACACCATATATAATCTCCGAAGAGTAGTTTCCAATCATATGACAGCCCAAGATTGTCTTTTTCTTTTTGTCAATCAAGATTTTACAAAGTCCATCAAACCCATCATTCTCAGCAACAAACCTTCCACTGTATAGCATTGGAAGCTTAACAATCTCATAATCAAACCCTTTTTGAGAAGCTGACTCTTCTGTCTCGCCAACCCATGCAACCTCAGGATTTGTATACACAACAGAGGGAATAGCCTCATAGCGCATCACATCTCTTTTCCCAATTATATTGTTAATACATACTTCTGCCTCTCTATATGCTGTGTGAGCAAGCATAAGCTTTCCGTTGACATCACCTGCTGCATAAACCTCTGGTACATTTGTCTTAAGCCTTTCATCTGTCTTTATTCTGCCTTTTTCTACCTCAACACCGATATTCTCAAGCCCAAAACCTTCAACATTTGGCCTTCTTCCGCTACTTAAAAGCACTTTTTCTGCCGATTTCTCAATAAGCTTACCTTCCTTTTCGTAGACTACTTTACTATCTTTTATCTCAATTACCTTTGATGAAAGCTCAAACTCAATTCCTTTTTTCTTGTAAGTATTTAACAAAATATCTGAAATCTCTCTGTCCATATTCCCGCCAATGTGGTCAAGCATCTCAATTACTGTTACTTTTGAGCCTGCAGAATTGAAATATGAAGCCATCTCAAGCCCAACAATTCCACCACCAATTACAACAAGCGATGTTGGGATGGCATCTAACTCCAATATCTCTCTATTTGTTAAAACATACCCCTTTGCAAGTCCTTCTTTTATGCCGCTGATTGGTGGCACAAACGGAGAGGACCCTGTTGCGATAAGAAGCCTGTCTGCAATGTATTCATTGTTGTTCACCTTAATGACATATCCATCTTTGTTCCTTCCAAGAATCTCAGCAAACCCATCTACAACTTCTACATTGTTCTTTCTAAGTTTACTTTTTATTCCTGTCACAAGTGTTTTTATCACCTTGTTTTTTCTCTCAAGTACCATCTTGTGATTAAGTTTAATTGACTCTACTTCAACACCATACTTTTGACTGTGTTTTGCACTTTCATACACCTTTGCAGAGTACAACAAAACCTTTGAAGGAATGCATCCTTCGTTCAGGCAAACACCACCTAAAAATCTCTTTTCGATAAGAAGTGTTTTAAGCCCATTTTTCCCTGCTCGCTCTCCAGCCAAGTACCCAGCTGGTCCCCCACCTATTATGATTAAATCGTATTTCAACTTTTGCTCACCCTCTTTTTACAAACTCTATTATTATCTTTAGCATGCCAACAAAAGCTCAAAATTCTCAAGCCACTTTTTCAAATCCTGCAAAAATCTTGCTGCATCAGCACCATCAAGTGCCCTGTGGTCAAATGTCAAAGAAAGTCCCATTGCAGGATAGTAACTAATCTGTCCATTTTGAGCTTTTGCACGCATCACTATTGTATTAACACCAAGGATGCCTGTCTGAGGTGGATTGAGTACTGGTGTAAAACCTTCTATTTCAAAACTGCCTAAGTTTGTGACAGTAAATGTTGCACCTTTTAAAAGGTCTGGATTTATGGTACCCTTTCTGCAAAGCTCTGCTAATTCTTTTGCCTCTTTTGATATCTGATTGAGTGACTTTTTATTACTGTTAAAGATTGTTGGAACCATTAAGCCTCTTTCAGTGTCCACTGCAAACCCTAAATGAACATTTTTGAAATATCTCATCTTATCGTCCAAAAAATGAGCATTTAATGCTTTGTGTTTTGGAAGCACTCTTGAGACTGCAAAAAGTATGATGTCGTTTATAGTAATATCTTCAAGACCAAGCTTTTCCCTATTTTCCTTAACCCTTTTCCTAAACTCAAGGATATTGCTTGCATCAAAGGAGGTGTGCAAAGTGAGCTGGGCCGTTGTTGTAAGTGAAAGGTACATCGCTTTTGCAATAGTCTTTCTGATATTAGAAAGAGGAGCTTCTTCATACTCTGTTTCATCTTTGATAATTTGCGCTGAAAGCTCAATATCGCTTTTTTGGATCTTAAAGCTCTCTTTTGCCTTTTCAACGTCAGATGTTGTGATTCTTCCACCAATTCCGCTTGGTTCTACATCTTTTAAATTTCCAACCTCTTTTGCTTCAGCTTTAGCTGCAGATGTAAATACATATCCAGAGTTAAAAAGCTCCAAGATATCTCTTTCAATTATTCTTCCTTCAGGTCCTGTTGGAGTTGCAAACCTATAATCAACATTTAGTTTCTCTGCCAAATTCTTTGCCCGCGGTGAAATTTTTATTCTCTCAGATGATTGTAAACTTTCTTTGGGTTTTCTCGTCTCTTGAGAAACGTCCTCTTCCTTTTTTACTTCATTGGAGATCTCGGCATTTTCAGGAACAGCAGCAGTATTATCAGACACTTTCTTGGGATTGTACAAGCTTGCATCCTCATTTTCTTCGCCTATCACAGCTACATTTGTCAAAACAGGTACCTCTTCACCTTCCTCAAAAAAAATGTCCAAAAGTATACCACTTACCTTTGCCTCTTCGTCAAAACTTGCCTTGTCTGTCTCATATGAGAATAAAAGGTCACCTGCTTCTACTCTCTCTCCTTTTTTTTTGTGCCACTTTGTTATAATGCAGCTCTCTACTGTCTGCCCTTGTTTTGGCATAATTACAGGAGTTGCCATTTCAAAAACCCTCCAAAGCGTTATTTTTTAACATCATTTTTGAAATATTTTTTCATTTACTTGAAAACTTTTTTCATCCTTAGCTAAAATGATATCACTTTGTTTGTTTTTTTGTCAATATTATTTGTACTTTTCTCTGCTGTGTTGTTAAAATTTTTGAAAGACTCAAATACTTTTGTTGCTTCTTCTGCTAAGTAAGAACTTCTCACAAGAGGATTCGACATAACATACCTGAATCCAATGGAAATGGCATATTCTCTGTACTCCTTAAAAATATCAGGATGAATATATTCAACAACAGGATGATGTTGTTTTGATGGTGACAAATACTGACCGATTGTAACAAAATCACACTCAACACTTCTCAAATTTTTTAAAACCTCTTTCACCTCTTCTTTAGTCTCACCAAGTCCAACCATAAGCCCCGACTTTGTGTATATCCTATCATCTATCTTCTTTGCCATTTTTAAAACGCCAAGTGACCTTTCATAATCTGCTTTTGGTCTAACAGTTGGGTACAGGCGGGGCACAGTCTCTACGTTATGAGAAAGCACATCAGGTCTTGCTCTTACAACCTTGTAAATTGCCTTTTCATCTCCATTAAAATCAGGTATAAGAACCTCAACTTTGGTTTGAGGATTTAACTCCTTTATCTTCTCTATCACATTTGCAAAATGCTCTGCTCCGCCGTCCTCTAAGTCATCTCTTGTAACAGATGTGACAACAACATACCTTAAATTAAGTGCTTTCACAGCCTCAGCAACTTTTTGTGGTTCATTTTTATCTACTTCTTGGGGTTTTCCTTTTTTGACATCACAAAATGTACAATTTCTTGTACAAACATCTCCTAAAATCAAAAAAGTAGCTGTCTTTTTTGAAAAACACTCAAAAATATTAGGACACTGTGCTTCTTGGCACACTGTATGAAGTGAAAAGTCTTCTAAGAGTTTTATAACCTCTTCTACATTTTGATTTGCTTTTATTCTAATCCTCAGCCAATCAGGTTTTTGGGTTTGCATTATTTCTCACTATCCTTTGCTTTAACTTCTATAATTTCTTCTAAGTCTTCTTTAGACACAAACTTAAGATTTGCACCAAATACCTTTCCAAAATACTTTGCTACCTTGTACACTACATCATCAAATTCAACCTTATGCCCAAGCAATCTTTCCAACGAGGTCACACCTCTATCTTTCAAACCACAAGGAATTATCCACGAAAAATGCTCAAGATTGGTATTGACATTGAAAGCAAAACCATGCATAGTAATCCATTTCTTCACTGCAATACCTATTGCCACAATTTTCTCTCCTCCAACCCAAACACCTGTGTATTGCTTTTCATCTCTATATGCTTCAATCCCGTACTCATCTTTTAAGAGGTTTATAAAAACCTCTTCCAAAAGCCACACAAACCTTTTTATGTCCTTTCCAACATTAGATAAGTTAAAAATGGGATATCCCACAATCTGACCTGGACCGTGGTAAGTCACATCCCCGCCACGTGTTATCTCAAAAACCTTCACTCCCATTTGCAAAAGCTTCTCTTGGGGCACTAATATATTTTCCCACTTTCCACGCCTTCCTATTGTAATTACAGGTGGATGTTGTAATAAAAGAAGTGTATCTTCCAATTCATTTGCTACTCTTAGCTTATGAAGACGCTCTTGCAAGTGCAGAGCATCTTCGTACTCCACCGTTCCTAAATAGCAAACATTCAGACTCAACTTCAGTTCAACCTTCCTTTCAAATTTCTCAAAAAATCTATATCTTTTTTGCATTTGCCAAGAGAAAATCCTCTGCTTCTTTGCACCAAAGCCCATTGTTTCTCTCTACTATTTTTGCAAGCTCTGCAAAAAGAGGGTCTGTTTTGCCTTTTTCCTTAAAGTCTTCAATTGCGACAAGGTCAAGCTCTATATTGGTGTAAATCAGCTTTTTGCCACCGGGAATCTTTGGAAGATTTAATGTTGTCTCAACAACAGCATTTAACCCCCCAATATGAGTAATCATGGCAGCAGGGTTAATAATACCCTTTCCCATAAGATCAAGCGCTTCAATCATATCATCTGTATTTCCACCACTTGTTCCAACAACATGTGTTGAGTTATAGTGGACATTGTAAAAATTCAAAAGTGCTGAGAAGTTAGGGTCCGATGGACCTGCAAAAAAGTTTAAGCATCCATCTCTTGCTAATATTCTGTCCGCAAGCTCAACTAGTTCTTTAACTGGCGCAAACACAAATACATCATCAAATCCTTTTCCGTCTGTGAAAGACAGCAAAAGCTTTTCAACATCTTGGGTGTTTGCAGTGTTTATATAATAAAGGTCAACTCCATATTTTTTTGCTTCTTCAGGCGTATAGATAGAGCATGCTCGTGTAAGTCTTTGCTCATTTATATCTGTCACAACTAAAACCTTTGGTGGTCTTGGTCCATGTATTGCGTAGTCAATTGCACCAAGTCCCATTGGCCCAGCACCTGCTAAAATTGCCATATTACCGCCTTCTAATGTTCCCATCTTATGTATATACTTTCCTGGCTCTGTATGATAGCTTGCGTGAAACGCACCTATTATACAAGACATAGGCTCTGCTAGTGACCCGTAAAAAAACGCATCCCCCTTATATATCAAAAGACAGTTTTGTTTCATGACCTCGTTTGGAATTATTATGTATGTCGCATCTCCGCCTATATACTGAAAAGAATAACCTGGTGCGGCATAAGGATTGTCTTTTAAATTCAAAGCAGGCTGAACTGTAAACTTATCACCAGGTCTGAATTTATCTTGCCACTTTTTACCTACTTCAATGATCTCGCCACAGAATTCATGCCCAATGATAACTGGATTTTTATCTATGTCTTTTGGAACTCTTTTGTGTTCGTTTCCTTGAATTGCTGCCTTATATGAGGACATACAAAGACTATCAGATACTACTCTTGCAAGAATTTCATTATCTTTTATCGGTGGAAGTTCAAATTCTTCAAGCCTCAAATCGTTTTTGCCATATAATCTAACTGCTTTTGTTTTCATTTTTTATACCCTCCCTTTAAAATCAAAAATTACACTCAAACAATAATAGCTTATAAGACAATAATAATACATTTGATTGAAAAAATCAATAAAGTCAAAAATAAAACAAATTAATATAGACATAAACAAAATATTTATTGTATAATTAATATTAGATAAGCCTAAAAATCAACATATTAAAACAATGTCAAAGGAGGTACGAAAAATGAGTTGCAAGCGATTAGAAGGACAAGTTGCAATTGTGACAGGTGCTGCCCAAGGCTTAGGGGAAGCTTTAGCACGCAGGCTTGATAAGGAAGGATGTAAAGTTGTTGTTGCAGATATAAATTTTGAAGGTGCTCAAAGAGTTGCAAGTGAGCTTACTGAGGCCATTGCTGTAAAGTGTGATGTCACAAACGAGCAAGAGGTTGAAGCAATGGTTAACAAGACAATAGAAACGTTTGGACAGCTTGACTTGATGGTTGCAAATGCAGGAATATTAATTGCAAAGCCAATTACAGAGTTTTCCTTAGCTGAGTGGAAAAAGGTTATTGATGTAAACCTTATTGGATATTTTCTCTGTGCAAGGGCAGCTGCAAGGGTTATGATTCCTCGCAGAAAAGGCAATATAATCCAAATAAACAGCAAGTCAGGAAAGAAAGGATCATATAAAAATTCGGCTTATTCTGCCTCAAAATTTGGTGGGATTGGACTTACTCAGAGTCTTGCGCTTGAGCTTGCCGAATATGGAATAAGAGTAAATGCAATCTGTCCTGGCAACCTTCTCGATTCACCACTTTGGGTCAACAGTCTGTATGAGCAATATGCAAGAAATCAGGGCCTTACTCCTGAACAAATTCGAGAAAAGTACCTCAGCCAAGTTCCTTTGAGGCGTGCTTGCACATATGATGATGTTGCAAATGTACTTGTATTCTTAGCATCGGATGAAGCAAGTTACATGACAGGTCAGGCAATCAATGTTACAGGTGGTCAAGAGATGAGATAAAATTAAAGAAGGAGTAAGATGATAATTATGAGCCGTGAAATTGAACATCTCATTGAAAACTTAAATAGCAAAGACAAAAAGGTACGTCTTTCTTCACTTTCTGAGCTTATGAAAAAAGTGGAGATTGGAGAAATCAATCTTCCACCAAAAAGCAGTGTGATAAATAACCATATACATACGTTCTACTCGTTCTCGCCATACTCGCCATCAAAGGCAATTTGGATGGCAAGAGCATCAAGCCTCCCCACAGCTGGTATCATGGACCATGACACAGTTGCTGGAGCTATTGAATTCATTGAAGCAGGCAAAATAGCCCAAATTGCAACTACCATAGGTGTTGAGTGCAGAGCAGATTTTTCAAAAACACCTCTAAATGGTAAGAAAATTAACAATCCTGACCAAGATTCCATTGCCTATATTGCAATCCATGGCATACCTCATACAGAAATTAACACTGTTATGAATTATTTTACGCCATATTTAAAAAAGAGAGTTGAGAGAAATAAGCTTATGGTCGAGAATATAAATGAGCTTTTATCTGTTTTTGATATTCACCTTGATTTTGAGAAAGATGTCGTGAGTATCTCAATGTACCATGAAGGTGGTAGTATCACAGAGCGTCACATCCTGTTTGCTCTTTCAAAAAAACTCACAGAAAAATTTGGAAAGAGCAGCAAATTGGTCGAATTTTTAAAAAATGAACTTAAAATTAAACTTTGGCCAAAAGTAGAGCAAAACCTTCTTGAGAGCGAAAACCCCTATTATGAATATGATCTTTTAGGTGCTTTAAAAAGTGATTTTATTCAAAGATTTTATATAAAAGCAACTGATGAGTGTCCAGACATAAAAGAACTTGTTGAATTTTCCGAAAGAATTGGAGCAATAATTGCATACGCTTATTTAGGTGATGTGACAGAGTCTGTGACAGGAGACAAACCAAGCGAAAAATTTGAAGATGAATACCTTGATCAGCTGTTTGAAGTCTTAAACTATTTAGGAATAAAAGCTGTTACCTATATGCCCTCACGAAATACCATCCAGCAGCTTCAAAGGGTACGAAAGTTGTGCGAAAAATATAACTTTTTACAAATAAGTGGTGAAGATATCAATTCTCCTCGCCAAAGCTTTGTATGTGAAGCTTTAAAAAACCAAGAATTTGAAAATTTAATTGACACAACTTGGGCACTAATTGGACATGAAATAATGGCAACTCACGATAAAACCTTGGGTTTTTTCTCAAAGAAAATGCAAGAAAAATTCCCAGATTTAAAAGAGAGGATTTCCTATTTTAAACAAGTTGGACTTAGGGAGTGGAAAAATGCTTTTTAAAAGAGTTTACAAAAAGGAAAAAAGCTACAGCCCATGCTGTGTCGGACTGTAGCTTTTTGTTTTTATTTTGTCATTTCTTTAATCAATTTCTTTCTATACTCTTCGCTTTCCCAGTTCTTGATATAATTTGTACTGTCCTCTGTCATAGTTTTTATTGTAAGGCCCAATTTCTCAATTTGTTCTATTACATAGAAGTATGCCAAAAGCGTCTCTTCAATTGCCAAGGCTTCTGAGTATGTTGTGTTATAAGTTACCTCTTTAGATTTAGCATTAATCTCTATTTTGGAATCATCTGCGTAAAGATTAGAGTTTATATAGACAAGCTGGTCAGGATACAATGAGTATTTTTCGAAAAAAACAGGAGTTACATTTTTACTTGCTATAAAATCATATATGAACCTTGTTCTGCTTTTGTACTTCTTTTCATCAATCTTTTCTAATTTTACAGTGGGATATCTTCCTTTTATGCCCAATCTTTTTTTAATTAGATTATTCACCTTTTCATGTATTTCAAGAGCTTCTTTATAAACATTTGAAGATATTATAAGGCCATGATTTTCCATGATTAATATTTTGGACTTTTCCTTATCCTTCTCATCTAAAGTTGAAATTCTTTTTTTAATCTCTAATGTCAGCCAAAACCCGGGGTTAATGTAGGGTATCCAAATAAGATTGATACCTTCTTCACTTAAAACTTTTTGGACTATTTCTTTGCCTTCGTATGAACATGCCAATATGTTTGCATATACAGAGTGAGAATGTATGACATACTTGTCAAGTACAGAGTGAAATCCAACCTCAACTGAAGGTCTCAATACATTTTCTGTTGGCCAAACGATACTTTTTATTGCAACATCTACGCTTTCTTTTTCAAAATCATAACCACCAGATGTATCAACGTTATCATAGTAATTTTTTATCTTGCTGTAATCTACTATAACATACCCCTCTTGTTTAGTAACCTGACTTAACCTAAATCCAGACGCCTTTATTGCCATAAGAGTTGAATCCAACTTTACTGATATATTCCCACCGCCACCTTGAACATAATCAATTCTTTTTCCTATCCTTTGGCACATCCTGACAAGTTCCAGCAAACCCTTGCTTTTCATCTCATCCTTCCTTTCAAAATTTGTTTTAGAGCTTGAACGCTTTTTCAATCTCCTCAATTTCCTCTTGGCTTATTAGCATCACCTCACCTAAATTTTTTGCATCAATCATTGCCTTTGCAGTAAATTCCAAAACCTCAAGCTTATCAAATGCATCAAGAAGGTCTTTACCGACAACAATTACACAATCATTTTCTACAATAACAGCTGGGGTTTGTTTTGAAAAAACATCTGCTGTCATCTTAGGCTGCATAAATGTAGAACCAAACGGAATCTTCTTCACGTTTCTTAGTTGAATGTATGTCTCAGGGACTGTTTTTGAATCAAATTCATTGTCAGTCACAGCAAATGCCATTATGTTTGGCGGGTGTGCAATTATAATTGCATTGACATCGGGATGTTTTTCATAGATATACTTGTGAAGAAGAACTGACCTACTCGGTCTTTTTCCAGCCTCCTTATATCCATTTTCTATTCTGACAATATCTTCCACATCAATGTATTTCCTGTCCACCATATATGGAGTTATTATAAAAGAATTTCCATTTAACCTTTGTGAAAAAGTGCCTTGTGTACTTGTAAATAATCTTTGGTCATATGCTCTGTGAATAAGCTCACACATTCTCTTTCTTGCGTGTCTTTCGAAGCTTGAAAAGGTCTTTGGAATAAACTCATCCATCTTAATATCCTGTTTTGCCTTTGAAATCTCAAGGTCTTTTGGCCGTAAAGCTTTAGGATTACCTATTGCCCTTGCTCTTATCTCAAGCTGAGCACAAAAATCCAAAGTCTCAAACGCCATAAAAGCCTTGAAAAGGTTTTCTGCACCTACAACAATTCCGTGGTTTGCCAAAATAGCAGTGTTAATACCTCTTTTGAAGGCATCTGCAATCTTTTGCCCAAGCGCTGTGCTGCCTGGTAGTGCATAGTCAACAAGCTCAACTTCGCCACATATCAAATGTACATTTGGAATAAGTTTTGTGTTTGGAATCTTTCTTGCCAAACTAAACGCCATAATGGCTGGCGGATGAGCATGAATTATAGCTTTAATATCTGGCCTTGATCTGTAAATCATCTCATGAAAAGGGAGCTCAACAGATGGCTTGTGTTTTCCTACAATCTCACCATTGCTTTTTACAAGCACTATGTCATCCGGCTTTAAACTTCCTTTGTCAATCCCAGATGGTGTAATCCATATATCGCCATTTTCGTCCATTATGGAAATATTTCCACCTGAGGTTGTCGTCATACCATA
This Caldicellulosiruptor changbaiensis DNA region includes the following protein-coding sequences:
- a CDS encoding class II aldolase/adducin family protein is translated as MKSKGLLELVRMCQRIGKRIDYVQGGGGNISVKLDSTLMAIKASGFRLSQVTKQEGYVIVDYSKIKNYYDNVDTSGGYDFEKESVDVAIKSIVWPTENVLRPSVEVGFHSVLDKYVIHSHSVYANILACSYEGKEIVQKVLSEEGINLIWIPYINPGFWLTLEIKKRISTLDEKDKEKSKILIMENHGLIISSNVYKEALEIHEKVNNLIKKRLGIKGRYPTVKLEKIDEKKYKSRTRFIYDFIASKNVTPVFFEKYSLYPDQLVYINSNLYADDSKIEINAKSKEVTYNTTYSEALAIEETLLAYFYVIEQIEKLGLTIKTMTEDSTNYIKNWESEEYRKKLIKEMTK
- a CDS encoding PHP domain-containing protein; this encodes MIIMSREIEHLIENLNSKDKKVRLSSLSELMKKVEIGEINLPPKSSVINNHIHTFYSFSPYSPSKAIWMARASSLPTAGIMDHDTVAGAIEFIEAGKIAQIATTIGVECRADFSKTPLNGKKINNPDQDSIAYIAIHGIPHTEINTVMNYFTPYLKKRVERNKLMVENINELLSVFDIHLDFEKDVVSISMYHEGGSITERHILFALSKKLTEKFGKSSKLVEFLKNELKIKLWPKVEQNLLESENPYYEYDLLGALKSDFIQRFYIKATDECPDIKELVEFSERIGAIIAYAYLGDVTESVTGDKPSEKFEDEYLDQLFEVLNYLGIKAVTYMPSRNTIQQLQRVRKLCEKYNFLQISGEDINSPRQSFVCEALKNQEFENLIDTTWALIGHEIMATHDKTLGFFSKKMQEKFPDLKERISYFKQVGLREWKNAF
- a CDS encoding class II aldolase/adducin family protein; this translates as MKFELLHPADQIVMIMERIYGYGMTTTSGGNISIMDENGDIWITPSGIDKGSLKPDDIVLVKSNGEIVGKHKPSVELPFHEMIYRSRPDIKAIIHAHPPAIMAFSLARKIPNTKLIPNVHLICGEVELVDYALPGSTALGQKIADAFKRGINTAILANHGIVVGAENLFKAFMAFETLDFCAQLEIRARAIGNPKALRPKDLEISKAKQDIKMDEFIPKTFSSFERHARKRMCELIHRAYDQRLFTSTQGTFSQRLNGNSFIITPYMVDRKYIDVEDIVRIENGYKEAGKRPSRSVLLHKYIYEKHPDVNAIIIAHPPNIMAFAVTDNEFDSKTVPETYIQLRNVKKIPFGSTFMQPKMTADVFSKQTPAVIVENDCVIVVGKDLLDAFDKLEVLEFTAKAMIDAKNLGEVMLISQEEIEEIEKAFKL